The Desulfovibrio legallii region GCCCTGCGCCTGTCCCTGCCTGTGGCGGGCCTGCTGGCCGCCGTGCTGGTGGTGGCCGTGGGCTGGTCCTTCTTTATGGGATATATGGTAGGACGCGGCCAGAACCCGGAACAGCGCGTGGAGCAGCTCACCGGGCTGGGCGGCGCGCCGGCTGCGCCTGCGGCGAGCGCAGCCCAGCCCAATGCGCCCAGAAAGGACAAAGCCCTGGCGGACAAGACGCCCGCCCCTGAGGCCGCAGCGCCGGACCCGGCCGTTGCGGGCCCCGCCCCGGCCGCCGCGCAATCCGCAGCCGGAAGCGCCCCAGGTGACGGTAAAAAAGCGGACAGCGCAACGGCAGCCAAGTCCAAAGGCCAGCCCCCCGCCCCGCAGCCCCAGGGCCCGCAATCCCAGGGCCCGCAACCCCAGGGCCCGCAATCCCAGGGCCCGCAACCCCAGGGCCCACAACCCCAGGGCAAGAACGCCTATCCCTTTGCCCGGCCCAGCGGCGGCGGCCTGGCGGCCTGGGGCATCAAACCGGAGCAGGAAGCCCCCCTGCAGGCCGCAGGGCCAGAGCAGCCAGCGGGGCAACCCGAAGGGCAGGCCCGGACAAAGGCAACGCAGACCGCGCAGCCCCGTGCCCAGGCCGCCCAGCCCCTTTACGATTTTGTCTTCCAGACGGCGGCCTTCAACAACGCGGACGATGCGGACAAGCTGCGCTCGCGCCTGGAAGGCCAGGGCCTGCGCACCCGGCTGCAAAAAAAGGGCAGCCTGCATCTGGTGCTGGTCAATCTGCGCGGCACGGATCTGGACGCCGCCAACCTGCGGGAAGAACTCCAGCGCATGCGCCTGGGCGCGCCGCTGCTCAAGTCCAAAAAGGCCGTTGCGGGCAAAAGCCGCAAGACAGGCCGCTGATCGAGGTAACGCATCATGACGGCCCTCTCCCCCACTGTCCCTTTGCGCGCCCTGGGCCGCGCCACCCTGCGCGGCCTGCAGGCTCTGGGCGGCACGGCCCTGTTCCTGCTGGAAGGGATCGCCCAGATATTCGCCAGCCGCAAGATTCTGCCGCGCACCCTGCAGCAAATCTACGTCATCGGCTCCAAATCCTTGTTCCTCATCCTGCTCATCGGCATTTTTTGCGGCATGGTGCTGGGGCTGCAGGGCTACTACACCCTGGTGCAGTTCGGATCCGTGGCCATGTTGGGCTCGGCCGTTTCCCTGACCCTCATCCGCGAGCTGGGGCCCGTGCTCACGGCCATCATGCTCACCGGCCGGGCAGGATCCTCCATGACGGCGGAAATCGGCGTCATGCGCATTTCGGATCAGATCGACGCCCTGGACGTCATGGACATCAACTCCATGGGCTATCTGGTCAGCCCGCGCCTGCTGGCCTCGCTTATCTCTTTCCCTCTGCTCACGGCCGTCTTTGACGTCATCGGCATCCTGGGCGGCTACCTTACGGGCGTACTCATGCTGGGCATCAACGAGGGCACCTATTTTTACCGCATGGCCTTTTCCGTCACAGCCACGGACGTTAACGGCGGCTTTCTCAAATCCGTCGTCTTCGGCCTGCTGGTGGCCACCACCTGCTGCCGTCAGGGCTACTACGCCAACAAACGGCGCGACAGCATGGGGCCGGAAGCCGTGGGCAATGCCACCACCTCCGCAGTGGTCAGCTCCTGCGTGCTCATTCTGGCGGCGGACTACGTCATCACCTCCTTCCTGCTCTGAGGCGCACGTGCAGCCCGCAACGGTCACCGGCCCCGTCACGGTTATCGGCATTGACCCCGGCTCCCAGCGCACGGGCTGGGGCGTGGTCCGCGAAGTTTCCGGCGTGCTGCGCCTGGTGGACTGCGGCGTGGTGCGCACCGCCGCCGCGGGCGGGGAATTCTGCGACCGGCTAGCGAAAATATATCGGGATCTTGACGGCATCCTCACGCGGCTGCAACCGCAGGAGGCCGCCATTGAACAGGTTTTTACCGCCAAAAACGCCGCTAGCGCACTGAAACTGGGGCAGGCCAGGGGCGTGGCCGTGGCGGCCTGCGCAGCCCACGGCCTCGCCATCCGGGACTACGAGCCCACCTTAGTCAAAAAATCCCTGGTGGGCACAGGCCGGGCGGAAAAAGAGCAGGTGGCCTTTATGGTGCGGCAGCTGCTCAACGTCCGGGAGGCCGAGACCCCCTGGGCCCTGGACACCTCCGACGCCCTGGCCGTGGCCCTTTGCCACCTGACCATGCGCCGCTTCGCCGCCCGCGTGGCGCAGGGAAAAATCGGGAGCGGACGCGGCTAGCCAGCCGCCGCCTTTGCCGTCGCAGGGCTTCTGCCCCTGCCCCGCTCAGTG contains the following coding sequences:
- a CDS encoding SPOR domain-containing protein translates to MAGPVRKPRVRAAGGAPEKERRFALRLSLPVAGLLAAVLVVAVGWSFFMGYMVGRGQNPEQRVEQLTGLGGAPAAPAASAAQPNAPRKDKALADKTPAPEAAAPDPAVAGPAPAAAQSAAGSAPGDGKKADSATAAKSKGQPPAPQPQGPQSQGPQPQGPQSQGPQPQGPQPQGKNAYPFARPSGGGLAAWGIKPEQEAPLQAAGPEQPAGQPEGQARTKATQTAQPRAQAAQPLYDFVFQTAAFNNADDADKLRSRLEGQGLRTRLQKKGSLHLVLVNLRGTDLDAANLREELQRMRLGAPLLKSKKAVAGKSRKTGR
- a CDS encoding MlaE family ABC transporter permease, with protein sequence MTALSPTVPLRALGRATLRGLQALGGTALFLLEGIAQIFASRKILPRTLQQIYVIGSKSLFLILLIGIFCGMVLGLQGYYTLVQFGSVAMLGSAVSLTLIRELGPVLTAIMLTGRAGSSMTAEIGVMRISDQIDALDVMDINSMGYLVSPRLLASLISFPLLTAVFDVIGILGGYLTGVLMLGINEGTYFYRMAFSVTATDVNGGFLKSVVFGLLVATTCCRQGYYANKRRDSMGPEAVGNATTSAVVSSCVLILAADYVITSFLL
- the ruvC gene encoding crossover junction endodeoxyribonuclease RuvC, with the translated sequence MQPATVTGPVTVIGIDPGSQRTGWGVVREVSGVLRLVDCGVVRTAAAGGEFCDRLAKIYRDLDGILTRLQPQEAAIEQVFTAKNAASALKLGQARGVAVAACAAHGLAIRDYEPTLVKKSLVGTGRAEKEQVAFMVRQLLNVREAETPWALDTSDALAVALCHLTMRRFAARVAQGKIGSGRG